The following is a genomic window from Patagioenas fasciata isolate bPatFas1 chromosome 1, bPatFas1.hap1, whole genome shotgun sequence.
TTGGTTTTATAAGGATTGCTGGCAGCAATCACTTGATTTGCATGTTAGCTGTAATTCCTGTATCTTCTTTGTCTACTGTAAACACTAAACCACAAGACTGAATTTGTATTTTTGTGGACTCCTCAAGTTTAGGGCCAATAATCTGGGAAGCCAACGAAGTATTTAAAGGTTTGTGTTTTACCCCATCATCCATACATATTGGTGTGGCAATTCCACCTTTCTGTCATAAAATATGAACttgggagggaacacaggaagAAGACAAGGACTGACTGGAATAACTTCATGATGGTAATAAACCACCTGACCACTAGTTTAGCACTGGCCATTCCACTGCCTGACTCACTTTTAATTTCACAGAAGATTTTTAGGATTTAATCCCTGAAAATTGTGATGTCCAAAGTCTGCTGGGTCAGCTAACAGACACAGAGACCTGTATCACCACTGAAGACTTACCTACCTGAGCAAGTTCAGTATGGGACAAAGTATGCATTTGAATAAATTCAGTATATGGATATAATAACTTTTCTTCAAAAATCACTGCATATGTGTTGGAGTCATACCAAAGTTAGCTTAAAAACATCTGCTTGTCTATGCTGGTGCTGTTACATTAGTATGACCAGTAACATTTTCACACTCTAACAAAGCTCAGTATTGTCCAAAGGTTTAATAAATTAAGAAGACTTAAACTATAGTTGCCTTGGCTCTGTATTTAAGATTAATATAATCACAACTAAATGGGACTTTCTGATTTCTTGCATATAATCATTACAAGCACAATGAATAAAGACatgtaagtgaaaaaaaaacatgtaCTTCTAGTAAAATCAGTTGTTAAAAATTGGAGTGTTTGGGCATATTCAGACTTGATTATGATAATTATTTCCCATGTCTATACAGCATTGTCACATATATCTATTTTTGAagttgaaaaaagttaaaaaataaaaatgtggagTTCCATTTTCAGGACAGGCAGTCGAAGTTGCCACAGTTTCTAAGGCTTAAGGGTAGTAGGCATAATCTTCAGACATCTCTAAGAGTCTTTTCAAAAAACACCAGACACCAAATCACTTCATCCAGTTCTGAAAAGATGGTTTGAAAATAAAGAGCTACATGGGGCTGGTTATTGAATGAACGTTTGGTGAGAGAATGCAAGTTAAGGAGTGTGGAAATGAAGGTTGAATGCTGCTCTTTGGGGAGTAATGCAGTGCACATTTAAATAGATGGCATTTTTCCAATTACTTTCCTTTGTTCTTAGTGGTCCTTAGGAAGGAGGTTAGGAAGGACTGCACCTTCTAAACTGCTCAGACTGGCACCAGCAGAACCGTGCTTTTAAATGTTGGGTTCTTGCCTCCATTTTACTACCCTTTCACACGGGTAGTCTTAACAGTAAGAGCAAAACTCCACCGAAATTTTGATGTCAGTTGTTTTCTCTAAACAAAGGACTCCAAGAAATATAGCTGTAAACCGTGCTGAACTTTTGCTCTGCTCAGGAAAAATAAGATGTGTGTATGGATGGATAGTCAGATGCACTAAACATTTCACCCCATACTTGAAAGCTAATGGAAAACATATTTTGTGGCTTTGACAAACTATCAAAGCAGAGCAACCTAGTTTTATGTATCGCAATCTTATTATTTCCTGTTTTTCTAGTGAGTTTTGGCTTGGAAGCAAACGGACTTGTGCACAGATGAGTAATGTGTTTAGCTTTAGAACTGGCCAGAAAATAAAATCCTGGAAGATCTTTTTACTGGATGGAAATAATGTATGTTACTGGGATtcagttttgttgctgtttttataGCTGATTGCAATGCGCTAATGTGATAGGGTCAAATCTCTATAGAATTAgtgaagtcagtgggagttttgaCGAGTAAAATTTAAATTATATCTGACGAAGGACGTTAGGACTTGGTCTATCCTAAGTCTTTCACCAACACCCTTAAGCCTTTATgccctgacaaaaaaaaaaaaaaaaaaaaaaaaaatcagaggtatTTTGGAAGAGTCCTAAACACTCTGTAACTGAGATGGTTTCCGGAGTGCAGGCAGGCACTAAGGAAAACAGCTGTAGGACTGTCTTCCAGTGACCCCACCAAGTCACAGTGCATAGGGCATCGCAAGAACAGAGTAGAGAATGGTATGAACCGTATGACTGGACGATCAGAAACGCAGTTGTAACACACAGCGCTGGAGCCAGGAgagctctcagtgcaagcagcatAGTGCACAGAAAAGAGTTCATGTCAGACCCATCCGTCTTCTCATGTTGATCCCTCCACATTATTTAGGAAAGAGAGATGATTTATAGAGCACGATCAGGAGTGCAGAGTTTTAGAAGAGAGCATCAGCTTTCTTCCCTCTTGAACTGAGATTTCTGTCAATAGCAAGCAGAAACTCATGCCTTAAATTTTGTGGGTTTATTAAAAATTATCATCCTGCTGTAGAAAGTACTGATCTAGTTGGACTAAAACTCGGGCCTGATTTTTACCTACACTAAGCGCCTTTTGTAGTGAAAAGCCCCATTTGTCAGTGTAAAGTCAAGCTTATAGTTTAATTACATTATACAATGGTCTTGGTTGCTATTTGTTTGCTTCTTAAGTAGTTGCATTTTTCGACGGATTTCAGGCCTGCATAGGAAGAAAAAGTGAATGATATGTGTTTAAAACCAGCATACCAGAAAAAAGAACATTTACTATTTTTAAACTAAACTCATGAAACATTAGGTTCTGCCTCTGGGGTTTTGAAGGGTTGCGATTCACATCACTTCCCAGCTCCAGAGGGTGAGAACTGTTCAGTGCTCTACTCTCCTTGAAATTTCCATTAAGTATATAGATTAGTGTATATTGCTATGACAGCTTTGTAATCAGAACTTCCTTTCATGAGGAGCTGGCTGGAGCCACAGATGTTTCTTGTATTACATATCATAAAATACTCACCTGAATGTACAAGTTGTAGCCTTTTTTAGATGTTAATCTGGTTTGGGTGTTAGCCAGCTGGGCATTTGTGAGGCTCTCTGTTTAACCAGCAGTTCTCTGCATTCTCTTCAGCCTTCCACAAATATATACACTTACACACATACACCACaattaaaaaacataattcaTGAATCCTGGCATGAATATTTTGAAGTATCAACATGAAACCCTTGCATGTTTCTGACCTGCGTGTCTTCCTGAAGAACAATATTGGCTCACTGGCATACACCAGTATATACACActcatttttcacaatgaggagagtcaaacactggaacaggttttccagagatgtttTGCAGTCTCCATCTTTGGAAGTTTTCAAGACCTGGCTGAATAAAGCTCTGAGTAACCTGGTGTGAATTCATGGCTGATATTGCTTGGAGCAGCGGGCTGGGCTGCAGACTTACTGTTCCTTACAGCCTCAGCTATCATGTAATCCTGAGATTCTAGGGCTATGCAGTAGACatagacacacatatatatttaatatatagatttttttcagTGGGTTTGGGGGCTTTTGCTATCAAATATTAGATAATGCTCACACTGCCACATTATAAATCCTGGTTGCGTAAGCCAACAAAAATCAATACAATATTCCTATTTTTCTTGGAAGTTACAGTGTTTGTGATAATTATAACTCTTCAGACTAACAGTGCATAGAGAATTTtacaaaatatgtttaaaaatacacattaagGTTATCTTTTCCCCACCCTGAAAGGCATATGGGAAATATTTCAGTCTTTCCAGTTACCATAACTGCAAGTTATGACCAGGGATGCTTTCAGAGTAGAAGTGTACATGTTTACACACAGAAGGGTAAAAGTAGAGGATAGAAATGAGAGATACATCAGGACAAAATAATGATGAGTGCAAGAGAGAAGAAACAACATCTGGTGATAACTTTCCTCAGTTAAATAGTGTTCACTGCTGTCCTGAGAATCTCTGTTGCCAGCTTTGGACACTGATAGCACACAACTCCCACTGATTCCCTTACAGGAGACATTTCATGCCTCTAGTGACATTTTTGCTGTATTCCCCTCTGTTCTCTGGTTCATCTTCCTTCTTTTGTTCCTTTCCACAGCCCTACAAGGACAGGATTTTTCTCCCCTCTCAGGTTACAACTTCTCAGAGTTCACACCCTTTTCATCCCCTCTCTCAAAAAGCTCTCCCGGTGACCTTTCCAGAAAAAATAAACTTCCAGATTGCATAGTGATTAGAGAGATTATCCACATTAAGCATTCCCCTTGTGAGCAAGAACATTACAAAAGCTCATTTAAGCAATGCAGGCACTCTTCTGTAACTGGGAGAGGCATCACCTACCTCCTGCAAAACTGTCCCTCTTAGTCCTCTGTTAGTTTTAATTAATCATTAGTGTCTGTCATCTCAGCAAGAAGCCCTTTATTGCTTCCTGAGGACTGTATGAGTTACAAACGCTGCTGCTAAATCACCAGAACAATTATACTAGTTTTATTTTAGATTTCCTATCTGCTTGCCCTGTGCTTAGAGTTCCTATTAATAATTAAAAGCTCACATACATTCTTATAAGATAGGAAAGCATTAACTAAAATGtctgaaagcaaacagaaatgtctGCTCTTTCCTCAGAATACCTCTCCCTGATATTCTTCCCATCTCCATCACTGTAGGCATTAAAATGGCACAAGATGGAACCAGAAGAAAAGTTCATTTACTAGGAAATTTGAGTTCAGTGCAGAGAACCATGTAAATCATAAATCTTTTTTACATACTCACCGCCTTTTGCCAACCAAGTATCCTGTTGTCCCAACAAATTATCTACAGGGCATCTTTTGTCCAACAATTTGTCTCTAAGttaaatattttgacatttttcccCGTTTCAGCAAACACAGGCAATGAGGTGTTTTCAATTAAGGCTGAAGAGTTTGCTGAGGATCTGGGAGATGCTTTTGAagttggaaaaaaatatcagttgACAACTTGGATCACTTTGGCACGGCACCAAGAATTAAAATTGTGAGAAGCCATGTGATTGGCTATTACTGCTGTATCCAAATGCAAGTGTCACAGTGAAGTCTTCCCTCTGATCCTGTTTAGCTCTTAAACCTTCCTGTTAAGTGAGTGTGCTTCATTTGGCTTATGGTTGTTAAATTCGTCATAAGAAGTGCAATATCAACATGTCTACAAGAAAACTGTCATCTACTAAGAACTCAAACGTTGAATTAcacttaaaaattaaagaaaaacaaacagataatTCCAGTAACTCCTATGTCAGTCATGGTGAACATGGTCACATATCAGGTAAAATGTGCaatcaaatatttattatttattacaaaGTTACTGTTTCCGATAACTGTGCTAAATGCAATGAAAAACGTTtgtaattaattttactttttttaaaaaagtaattctaGATAAAGAAACACCTTTGACTGTATCAGAAAATGTGTTTGCTTTCCgtaataataattttcattttgatcTATGGGCTATGTTTCCCCGATCATATAGGCAGAAAATTTCACCTAGTGTCAGAGTCTACAGCAGCTCAGTACACAAATTCATTTTTTAGCCAACATTTTAAATCATAAGGCCTCCATTTAATACCAGTTTTGTGTAGGTGTTACATTCCTGCAAAAGAAGTGTAAAGTACCAAATTCTTCCAGCCACAGATGATCAGGAAGCTGAAGAAAAGTAGCAAGCGAAGACCAGGGACAGGCACTGCCTACGTGACAGTTTCTTTATCGGGAAACATAGTGCAATGCAAGATTTGAAGGGCTGGAAAAATATATGTGCAAACAATGTGTTAAAAAAACCTCTATataagcattttaaaatgaaCCTTCCCAAAAGGACTTAGTCTGAATCATCCCAGACAGTTACACTGCCTGCTGATATGGAGTTGGTAGTGAATcattttttcaagtattttcataACCTCACAGTACCTGTGGAAGAAATAAAGGACTTGAGATAATTCTAGCAAAGTAGAATCAAACAGTAGGTTgatgtcaaggtttgattgcagggtgacaataaaccatggcagatgttttgttaaccccctctctctCCCAGCTTCCCCTTAGCCCCCACTCCCCCTCCCCACTAAGTACAGGCaattggaaggcaaagaaggtaaagaaggacagagagaaagagttggaaaaaattaaaaatgttttactaatgctactaataaaatagagaaaataatacaaaatatacaaaaccaatcttgaaagtcctggcaGCGATCAGCACTGCTCCAGTAGCCGCAGAGcctgcacccagaagtcctggactggactctgcagccaaccggaactggattcagtctgtcactaagcctcagttcacagggcGACTCGCAAGGTTCTCCCCAGATGTcggccatagggaaaagggacaGGATCCTCATGATCTCCGACTTTTATACGgtgtatcacgtgaatgggatggaatacttagttggtcagttttagtcacctgttcagttcaccTCTCTTGGGGGATGTACCtccttatcaatgaccttgcattccattgctatgtctaccaaaacatgtatctagctttcaaaaaagtgcagttagtaagaaaactttagctgaaaggaaaattcactaaaagagaaacttgtttttaataaaaccaggacagttgaGTAGaaacatggaatcatagaatggtttgggttggaagggacctccaaagctcttctagtccaaccccctgccatgagcagggacatcttcacctagatcaggttgctcagagccctgtccagcccagctttgaatgtctccagggatgaggcacctaccacctctctgagcaacctgtgccagtgtttcagcatTCTCAgtataaaaaaattcttccttatatctaatcaaaatctgccctcttttagcttgaaaccattaccccttgtcctattgccagaagccctgctaaaaagtctgtccctatgtTTCTTATACGCCCCTTTAATTACTGAAAGGCtgaaataaggtctccctggagcccaggatacacttggctttctgggctgtgagcacatGTTGCCGGCTTATGTCCAGCTTTTTGTTCACCAGTATCCCCACggccttctccacagggctgttctcaatcccttcatccctcagcctgtattgacactgggggttgccccaacccaggttcaggaccttgtacttggcctttttgaacctcctgaggttcacatggacccacttctcgagcttgcaCTTCACGTACAGCCATGGAATACATCCACGGTGAGCTTGTTTGCCTTTGTGAACCTGCTATGGCTGgtgaaaaaaaattgttctgCCTATAAAATTAATATAACCATTATTATAAGAACTTTTTTTAGAATTATTCTCTCacttatatatatgtaaatgGCTTATATTAAACCATAAATGTTTCAGAGACACCTTCATTAAAGCAGTATCCTGGATCTAAGGATTCTGACccttttatttcatatttgcaGTTTAATGATATAATTGTAACATCAAATAAGCAAGTTATTAGAAGAACATGCAACGTTTCagtgaaatatattaaaaaattacagTGGCCCAAGAAGGACACTCACACTGTTGGAATTAAGGCATCTGTCTCAGGGAACCTCACTTAGAAGCTTGTTTACAATAATCATACAAAGACCTCAACATGAGGTATATGGAAACCATCATAAGATTCATTTTTAAGACAAGTTACATAGAAATAAGAGACTTGTGAACCTGAAGATGACCTCTCTCTACTGTATTTCCCAGTGAATATAATTTCCTTCAAAACTTGCattgtaaatttttattttaaagtagtcTTGGCTAACTGCTCTTTTTGGAATAAAATGGAGTGCCTGCAGGTTGTACTTCTTTAGTTAAATTCACTCTTTTACTGTTTCAGTCATTTGTATAACCCGGGCCCAGTTGTTTACTGTTCCAAGTTATGTCTTCTATAATTGCTCATTTGAGGTTTCCCATGTGATCGTTTATGTTCCaaggtaaggaaaaacaaacaaacaaacaaacaaacaaacaacaacaacaaaaccccaaaaaacaataaACAATCAATCTAACAAAAAAAGCGCATTATGAGTAAGAGTTCTGAAGATTTTCCTTGTTCACATAAAAGTGTGATCTCTGCTTTTATTCTGGCAATCTCATACACCCTGCTGCAAACTTGAATCACAGAAGGTATAGCTTTGGAAAGGCTTTGTGAGCTCTTCACCAAACTAATAATATTCTTAAGGCAGCAATACCTTGTTCTTTCTGACTTTACAATTCAGCTCTTGCACTATAGGAAAAACAGCCTATCTGGTCTGACGAACCCAGTCATAGAGACCCCGatgaaatataataaaaagaTTCCAGAGTCCTTTCTGCACTTCTTGAACACAATCAAAAGAAATTTACACCTCAAGGCCTGCATTTATTTTGGTTGTGTGTTACTGAAGAAACAAAGGTCCATACATAGCCAAAATTATCTCGAAGAAAGCAATGACCCTGATGGAATGCAGTATCTGTCACAGCTGTACTTGAATATACACTGGACAATAAATCCATACACATGGGAAGGTTTATGTCTCTTATGATTTCTTGTGGAATTACTTCTTTCTCTACCTTTTGGAGAGATTCAACTTGCCTCCTAAATCCATTTTCAAGACAGAAACTTAATTTATttacagctctgtgtttttttaattatactgGGAAGAGGTTTGGTAACAGCCACAAATGCCTCAGGCTTGTCTAAAGCAAACTTCTCTATTTCAGATCTCTAGTATTTAGAGCCTTTTCCACAGCACACAGGCCTTCTGGACCCAGCCTTCATTCTGCAAAACACGAGGACAACCTAAATACCAGTGCAGGGGAATAGAATCATACAGTcaaagaattattttggttggtagagaccctcaagatcatcaagtccaaccattatccTAACACtgccactaaaccgtgtccctaagaacctcatctgtgcatcttttaaacacctccaggaatggtggctccaccctgggcaacctgttccactgccgGACAAGGCTTTCTGTGAATAAGTTTTTACTaacattcaatctaaacctcccctggtgtaatttaggccatttcctctcatcctatcactcgttacttgggagaagagagcaagaccctccatgctacagcctccagTTGGAGTTAttcggcctggagaagagaaggctctgggaagactttattgtggccttttagtacttaaaggggcctataagaaagactgagatagactttttagaagggcgtgttaggacaggacaaggggtaacgatTTCAAACTAAAAGGgaagagattcaggccagacatgaggaagaaatgttttacagagggtgatgaaacactggcacaggttgcccagagaagttgtagatgccccatccctggagacattcaaggccaggctggacagggctctgagcaacctgatctagttgaagatggcagaggggttgaactcgatgacttttaaaggtcccttccaacccaaactattctatgattgtcCCTTCAGGTAGCTGCAAAGATCtcgcctcagcctccttttctccaggccaaacagccccagttccctgggctgctcctcatcagacttgtgctctaaaTCCTTCACCAGATTTTGCAGACTATTTTGTTCAAATGGGAAACACAGATCAAAAATGTGCTCTGTGTATACCTGAGATATagatatatttcatatataatGCAAGTTTCCATTCTAACACAGTCTCTATGTGAACAAAGCGAAGCCACTTGGACTATGTGTTCTTTGATTTTCTATTTGGAGATGGGAATAACATTTCCATCTTACCTCCTGGGATCTTGTGAGAGCACAGACAGTAAATAGTTTTGGGGTTTACCCCATATTATGGGTAAGAGGGTCAGATACACATTCTAGCTCAGAGAGATCCAATTCATGTGCAAATCCAGAGGATGTGCAGTATAATTCCAGGATGTGATCCTCCCAACTTGCAGCAAGATGTGATTGTTCTGGTTTGTAACTGCAGGATAGCAAGACTAGATCATTGTGTTGGATGTTGCTGACAGCAATCCAAAGATTTTCACAGAACTTAATAAAGGGAACAAGACGCACATGTTTTCAGGTGAAATACCGAAAGGACCAGTAAGTCCCTGAGTGGAGAGACTCAAGCAGGTGGAAAAACTATTACGCAAATGCACAATTCATCGTTTTCCTAAGGAAATAATTCGACCTGAAAAATCTAGAACTGGAATTTGGCCACAACACAAATGCATGCCAAAGGCCTGATCCTTACTTACTTTGTTGGGCTGTTCTTTAAAACTGCACAAAGAATCTTCGTGAGAGGTTTAGAAGATCCCCGGTTGAGCTGACTTGCTCACTTGACTGAAGTGATAGCGCCACCTACTGTAGTAACGGTCACAGAGAGTCCAGAGATACTACATTGTAAAATTTCGTTGTCCTGAGCTTACTTTTCAATTATTTTCCACTGTAGCTCTAATCAAACCAAGCTAGAATTTAGAAGCACTCGAAATCTATTGGATTTGAATACAAGGGACATCCAGAGTTACAGCAACGGACCTACAAACTACAATGAACACTTGGAGGGTCTAGAGTTTGCTTCAGAGTTCAGGATGACCAAAAAAGCCAGTCCTGTAAGTACCGTGCTGTTGGATTTTCCTACACTTGCCAGATCTGAAGTTTTCACAGCTTCTTTTGAGACTTCTGAGGGTGCAGCTGCTGAAGAGGATCCCCCAAGAAATGAATCATTCTGCTGCAAGAGGGATTTTTTCTGTGCTCTGCTCTATGGAACGCACTCTCTGCTACCTGTATCCCCGTCTCTCCCCCAAAAGATACCACAGAGTTGCATTTTGTgtccatctgctaaagcagggatGCAAAGTTGTACATTTCCATACATATTCTCCCCCAGTGCCCCAGCACAGCATGCTCAGGGAGGTTTATCTGGTACAGCAGGATGCTACTTCCACCCCTCCCCGTAAGAAAACTTGTTTGAAAACACTACACAGAGTCCTGTTAATGTCGTAATTCATTTATGCAGATGGTCATTGCACAATGTCAGCAGTGGTTCCCACATCTCCCCACTGAGGGCCTGATCCTGGCCCATCCCCAGGCATCTGTCCCTCTGTTGACCCATTTTGTGGcccccagctcagagctgggTGACTTTTTTCTGGCAGACCCACTGACAGGCCCATCTGCAGTTATCAGAGATGATCCTGTCccctctcagcaccccacatctTCTGCCTCCATCCCAGGGGCTCAGCTGGAACCTGGGGATGCAGGTGGGAATGTGTGAGCATGTGCCTTGCCACAAGGGTCACTTGGGTGATGGGGATGCCCACACCCCAACACCCAGAAGTGCTCACCGGCTCTGGTCCAGGTGGGAGCCATTCAGCCAAATCCAGCCCTTCCCAGCGGAGGGCATGGAGAGGCCAATCCAGAAGTAGCGGGTGGGATTCTGAAGGATTTTATTTAGGAAGTCCTGTACTGGAAGAGAGGGCAGGTGGTAATGCTGATGTGTCATTGATCACCATCCCCAAACAGGCTCCAGCCTGTCTTCAAGCAGACCCATCGCAGGACTGAGCCTCACTGGTGTCCCCCACACTCTGACACTGGCAAAGGCCCTGCAGAGGtctgggcacagggctgggtgccgACTCCAGATTTCTGGGCAAGGCTTCACCCCTTCTCAGGTACCACCAGCCCCAGGACCCGTCCCACATCCCTGATGTCATTGGTCCCTTTACCAACTCATCCTGGTCTTCCGGCATCAGCAGCTCAGCCCCCCGATTCACACAGTCCTCCTGGCTCTCGCTCCAAGAGCTGGTCTCATCAGCAGCCCAGTAGCACTTGGTCCCATGCAGCGTCCAGCCCGAGGGGCAGATCTTGCACCCCTCATCCTCTGCAGACGGACATATGGACACTGCAACACTAAGGCACCCAGGGTGGAGATAATGCCAGAAGTATGCTCATGGCTTATTTGGGGGGGTAAGGGGTCCCAACGAGGGGATGCCAAGAGGAGTGGGTCACCTTGCAGGGGACACAGGCTCTTCCTCAGCTCCAGGCAGACTCCATGCTGATCGGCACAACGGTGTCTCCATGATGTGTTTACGCATCCCATAGTCCCCTCAGTTTGTCCCCTCTCTGCCACCAGCCAAGACACTGGGAGAGACAGATCCTCAGCCTGGTTTTGGGGGTATCCTGTGTGTGTCCCACCCCctctaaaataaagcaaaacccaTGGGGGCCAACTCACCACAGCCgatgagggacagggacagggcggCTGTCAGGGCCCTGAGAAGACAGTGGGGACGTCGGGTGGCTGATGTGGGGGCATGCGCCCACTGTGGGGCAAAACCCTCCTGGGGCTCTGGCAGGCCACATCCTGCAGAAAGTAACAGGGGAGTTCAAGAGCATCTGTCAACACCgctccatccccagagagccccaAGCAGGGTGGACGGGGGGGTGATGCCTccaaatccctgcagccccccctGCACAAAGGGGTGACCCCAGGAATggaccagcagcagcaggagctgagtgTCCCCCAAAAATCCCTCTGCTTCCACTTTTGGGGTCACACACCTGGAGAAAAGCTCCACCAGACCCTCCTCCCACACTCCAGGCCTCAAGTTGACTTGAGCAGCCCTCGGAGAAACGAATTGCAACACCCTGTTTCTCCCATCACACCTGTCTCACCCCCACCATATTTCCTCTCTCTTCCACCAATCTGGAGGGGG
Proteins encoded in this region:
- the LOC139825582 gene encoding killer cell lectin-like receptor subfamily B member 1C is translated as MEDEDGYMVLDQRRKRGAAGSSGPLQDAGCGLPEPQEGFAPQWAHAPTSATRRPHCLLRALTAALSLSLIGCVSWLVAERGQTEGTMGCVNTSWRHRCADQHGVCLELRKSLCPLQEDEGCKICPSGWTLHGTKCYWAADETSSWSESQEDCVNRGAELLMPEDQDELDFLNKILQNPTRYFWIGLSMPSAGKGWIWLNGSHLDQSRFQLSPWDGGRRCGVLRGDRIISDNCRWACQWVCQKKVTQL